The following proteins come from a genomic window of Tepidiforma thermophila:
- a CDS encoding FHA domain-containing protein, producing the protein MSDSVELLLLRLALFAVVFGTCAAVAYSLRSSYLPRPGGRGDRPAAQWRLVLEVPGESGVPRGTSYRLAGVMEIGRDGGAAIVIGDPSVSARHARLELQPGGWLVRDLGSTNGTFVDGLPVPPGGLRLRGGERLQLGAVVLRLVPPER; encoded by the coding sequence GTGAGCGACTCCGTTGAGCTGCTCCTCCTGCGGCTGGCGCTGTTCGCGGTGGTTTTCGGCACCTGCGCGGCCGTCGCATATTCGCTCCGCTCGAGCTACCTCCCCCGGCCGGGCGGTCGCGGTGACCGACCCGCCGCCCAGTGGCGGCTCGTGCTCGAAGTCCCGGGCGAGTCAGGCGTCCCGCGGGGCACCTCCTACCGCCTCGCCGGCGTCATGGAGATTGGGCGTGACGGCGGCGCAGCCATCGTTATCGGTGACCCTTCGGTCTCCGCGCGGCACGCCCGTCTCGAACTCCAGCCCGGCGGCTGGCTCGTGCGCGACCTCGGCAGCACCAACGGCACCTTCGTCGACGGCCTCCCTGTCCCGCCTGGCGGCCTGCGCCTCCGCGGTGGCGAGCGGCTGCAGCTCGGTGCCGTCGTCCTCCGGCTCGTTCCCCCGGAGCGGTAG
- a CDS encoding acyl-CoA dehydrogenase family protein, producing the protein MELRFGEKEEALRAEVRKFLQETLGNRLEEGGEQLGTRSDEEFEFAQEFNRKLAQRGWIAPAWPKEYGGLGASIFEQMVFNEEFGYWGAPDTGTRGFGVGMIGPTLIIHGTEEQKRYYLPKITSGEHIWCQGYSEPGAGSDLASLQTRAVRDGDDYIINGQKIWTSGGHRANQMFCLVRTDPEAPKHRGISFLLIDDIKNTPGLTIRPLINMANRHHFNEVFFEDVRVPAKNLVGEENRGWYVAMTLLDFERSGIGTTASQRRTLEKLARTLREGPADRRAKYRTKLADLVIANNVGRYLGYRIGYIQSKGQVPNYEASVVKIFQSELGQRIYNFGVNMLGLAGQLRPEEPRAPLHGELPESYLMSVPSTIYSGTNEIQRNIIATRGLGLPRG; encoded by the coding sequence ATGGAATTGCGCTTCGGCGAGAAAGAGGAGGCCCTCCGCGCGGAGGTCCGCAAGTTCCTGCAGGAAACGCTCGGCAATCGCCTCGAAGAAGGCGGTGAACAGCTCGGCACCCGCTCCGACGAGGAGTTCGAGTTCGCCCAGGAGTTCAACCGGAAGCTCGCCCAGCGCGGCTGGATCGCGCCCGCCTGGCCGAAGGAGTACGGCGGCCTAGGCGCCTCCATCTTCGAGCAGATGGTGTTCAACGAGGAGTTTGGCTACTGGGGCGCACCCGATACCGGCACCCGCGGCTTCGGCGTCGGCATGATCGGGCCCACCCTCATCATCCACGGCACCGAGGAGCAGAAGCGCTATTACCTCCCGAAGATCACCAGCGGCGAGCACATCTGGTGCCAGGGGTACTCTGAACCGGGGGCCGGCTCCGACCTCGCCTCGCTCCAGACCCGCGCCGTCCGCGACGGCGATGACTACATCATCAACGGCCAGAAAATCTGGACCTCCGGCGGCCACCGCGCCAACCAGATGTTCTGCCTCGTCCGCACCGATCCGGAGGCCCCGAAGCACCGCGGCATCAGCTTCCTCCTGATCGATGACATCAAGAACACGCCGGGCCTCACCATCCGCCCGCTCATCAACATGGCGAACCGCCACCACTTCAACGAAGTTTTCTTCGAGGACGTCCGCGTCCCGGCCAAGAACCTCGTCGGCGAGGAGAACCGCGGCTGGTATGTCGCGATGACACTCCTCGATTTCGAACGGTCAGGCATTGGCACCACCGCTTCCCAGCGGCGCACCCTCGAAAAGCTCGCGCGCACGCTCCGGGAAGGCCCGGCCGACCGCCGCGCGAAGTACCGGACGAAGCTCGCCGACCTGGTCATCGCCAACAACGTCGGACGCTACCTCGGCTATCGCATCGGCTACATCCAGTCAAAGGGCCAGGTGCCGAACTACGAGGCCTCGGTCGTCAAAATCTTCCAGTCGGAGCTTGGCCAGCGCATCTACAACTTCGGCGTCAACATGCTCGGCCTCGCCGGGCAGCTCCGCCCCGAAGAACCGCGCGCGCCGCTCCACGGCGAACTCCCCGAGTCCTACCTCATGTCGGTCCCGTCGACCATCTACTCCGGGACCAACGAAATCCAGCGCAATATTATTGCCACTCGCGGGCTCGGCCTTCCGCGCGGCTAG
- a CDS encoding DUF3048 domain-containing protein — protein sequence MGGLSSISRSRLLLFAGGGLGTVVVAVIIAVLLSESGGSATTADDTRPSPTATASATATPTATASPTPADPPHAGILDGVPMTAEEWAERKDILPLAVMFDNTPNAIPHHGIGEADLVYEALVEGGITRLMAVFWRRDPGLIMPVRSARTPFVIWVDELGALYSHAGSATTTNEANAAGQIIEWGIRDLDAFKPGSNVAYYRDSSRYAPYNLATTAERLRVAAIALGYAGPPSVEPWRFRNPSDPQQGVPAGGIQVDFSGRMYGWQLIQWKWDEARKAYGRFQFGGPFVDGNTGQQLFFSTVIVMRVNAAVVDSSGHVLLEQFGEGPATVFTGGRAIEGTWRKADRKARTRFYDASGNEIAFERGPIFIEVIPQQGTFIFTANPGDLPDLPKYIPPPPPAPGEDEEPTPEPAPEPTATPTPPPTTSAPTPAPSTPPAATPTASAIAEQTSAATPAVPASP from the coding sequence ATGGGGGGACTATCATCCATTTCCAGGTCGCGCCTGCTCCTCTTTGCAGGCGGAGGGCTTGGAACCGTTGTTGTTGCCGTCATCATCGCCGTCCTCCTCTCCGAAAGCGGAGGATCGGCAACCACTGCAGACGATACCCGTCCGTCGCCGACTGCGACCGCATCCGCCACCGCGACACCAACCGCCACCGCGTCGCCGACCCCGGCGGACCCGCCGCACGCTGGCATCCTCGATGGCGTTCCGATGACTGCCGAAGAGTGGGCCGAACGCAAGGACATCCTCCCCCTCGCGGTGATGTTCGACAACACGCCGAACGCCATCCCGCATCACGGCATCGGCGAGGCTGACCTTGTCTACGAAGCCCTCGTGGAAGGCGGCATTACGCGCCTCATGGCAGTCTTTTGGCGGCGAGACCCCGGGCTCATTATGCCCGTCCGCTCGGCCCGCACGCCCTTCGTCATCTGGGTCGACGAACTCGGTGCCCTGTACAGCCACGCCGGCTCTGCCACAACAACGAATGAAGCGAACGCCGCCGGCCAGATCATCGAGTGGGGCATCCGCGACCTCGACGCCTTCAAGCCCGGCTCGAATGTCGCCTACTACCGCGACTCCTCCCGCTACGCCCCGTACAACCTGGCCACGACGGCCGAGCGGCTTCGCGTGGCGGCCATCGCCCTCGGGTATGCCGGTCCCCCATCAGTCGAACCGTGGAGATTCCGCAATCCCTCCGACCCTCAGCAGGGTGTCCCCGCCGGCGGCATCCAGGTCGATTTCTCCGGCCGCATGTACGGCTGGCAGCTCATCCAGTGGAAGTGGGACGAAGCCCGCAAGGCCTACGGACGTTTCCAGTTCGGCGGCCCCTTCGTCGATGGCAACACTGGCCAGCAGCTGTTCTTCTCGACCGTCATCGTGATGCGCGTGAATGCCGCTGTCGTCGATAGCTCGGGCCATGTCCTGTTGGAGCAGTTCGGTGAGGGCCCGGCCACCGTCTTCACCGGCGGCCGCGCCATCGAAGGCACCTGGCGCAAGGCCGACCGCAAGGCCCGCACCCGCTTTTACGACGCCTCCGGGAACGAAATTGCCTTCGAGCGCGGCCCGATCTTCATCGAGGTCATCCCCCAGCAGGGCACATTCATCTTCACGGCGAACCCGGGCGACCTGCCCGACCTGCCGAAATACATACCGCCGCCACCCCCGGCCCCTGGCGAGGACGAGGAGCCCACGCCTGAGCCCGCGCCCGAGCCCACTGCTACGCCGACGCCACCACCGACAACGTCTGCCCCGACCCCGGCGCCCTCCACCCCGCCGGCCGCCACGCCGACAGCTTCGGCCATCGCGGAGCAAACGTCCGCGGCCACGCCCGCCGTTCCCGCGAGCCCCTGA
- a CDS encoding FHA domain-containing protein, which yields MTGQPLLERAIARVLRLGLPASLHPSSLAQAVVDAVLGAAAGGEVPNRIVVRLSPGDARSLSDVLDDLEPAIRESLDAACRSTGLRPFAAWQLTFMPSVACEPGQPAVNVDFHDPAAPASVATVRETVRIRRLEGLRLRLAAGPAVPLTHTPFVLGRGADCDLVVPDLTVSRRHAEIRHGPGGGLEIRDLGSRNGTFVNGERVAAAPVHAGDVIMLGSAELRLEAAP from the coding sequence ATGACCGGCCAGCCGCTTCTCGAACGCGCGATCGCGCGTGTCTTGCGGCTCGGCCTTCCTGCCTCGCTCCATCCGTCCTCCCTTGCCCAGGCGGTCGTCGATGCGGTCCTGGGTGCCGCGGCCGGCGGCGAGGTCCCCAACCGCATCGTGGTGCGCCTCAGCCCAGGTGATGCCCGCAGCCTTTCCGACGTTCTCGATGACCTTGAGCCAGCCATCCGTGAGAGCCTCGACGCCGCCTGCCGCTCCACCGGCCTGCGGCCCTTCGCTGCCTGGCAGCTCACCTTCATGCCCTCCGTTGCCTGTGAGCCGGGCCAGCCTGCCGTCAACGTCGATTTCCACGACCCCGCCGCGCCTGCCAGCGTCGCCACGGTCCGTGAGACCGTCCGCATCCGTCGCCTAGAAGGGCTGCGTCTGCGCCTCGCCGCGGGCCCTGCGGTTCCGCTGACCCACACCCCGTTCGTCCTCGGCCGGGGGGCCGACTGTGACCTCGTCGTGCCCGACCTGACAGTCTCCCGCCGCCATGCCGAAATCCGCCATGGACCCGGCGGCGGTCTCGAAATCCGCGACCTCGGCAGCCGGAACGGCACCTTCGTGAACGGCGAACGTGTCGCCGCCGCGCCGGTTCACGCCGGCGACGTCATCATGCTCGGGTCGGCCGAGCTTCGCCTCGAGGCTGCCCCGTGA
- a CDS encoding peptidoglycan D,D-transpeptidase FtsI family protein, giving the protein MLTPAEFERRLRVITALAALFGLAVFAALLWWQVLDTGLASQDRNPRTLSRFYDPGRGRILDREGNVLVETLSGGRRYLYDASLAHVVGYLDPRYGSQGIELAYDAVLAGRTGSGWLDALRYELLREPVPGDDVRLTIDPAVQAAAREALGNRKGAVVALDPVTGEILAMVSVPTFDPGSLGNTGESLLQSPDAPLLNRATQGLYPPGSTFKAVTAAAALEAGIITPETTVECPGEIIIDGFPISCRNTPQGVGTYTFSHAFTYSVNAIFAQIGVELGWQRLEATAARFGFGRPIPLPLETAASQVRSPGASRDTVLLASTAFGQGQLLATPLQMALVTAVIASGGELPRPRIALEAVDRNGAARPLSAPSSTRVLDPRFASQVAAMMAAVVEAGQASGVAIPGIRVAGKTGTAEAGDGTSHAWFIAFAPVERPRIAVAVVVESGGQGGSVAAPIAGQVIRAAVAR; this is encoded by the coding sequence GTGCTCACCCCCGCAGAGTTCGAGCGCCGGCTCAGGGTCATTACCGCCCTGGCGGCCCTCTTCGGCCTGGCCGTGTTCGCGGCGCTCCTCTGGTGGCAGGTGCTCGATACCGGCCTTGCCAGCCAGGACCGCAATCCCCGCACCCTTAGCCGCTTCTACGACCCCGGCCGCGGCCGCATCCTCGACCGCGAGGGCAATGTCCTCGTTGAAACCCTCAGCGGAGGCCGGCGGTACCTCTACGATGCCTCGCTTGCGCACGTCGTCGGTTACCTCGACCCGCGCTACGGCTCCCAGGGCATCGAACTCGCCTACGATGCTGTCCTGGCCGGCCGCACCGGCAGCGGCTGGCTCGACGCCCTCCGTTACGAACTGCTGCGCGAACCTGTACCGGGGGACGACGTCCGGCTCACGATCGACCCCGCCGTCCAGGCTGCAGCCCGCGAGGCCCTCGGCAACAGGAAGGGAGCCGTCGTCGCACTCGACCCTGTCACCGGCGAGATTCTCGCGATGGTGAGCGTCCCGACGTTCGACCCCGGCAGCCTGGGAAACACCGGCGAGTCCCTGCTGCAATCGCCCGACGCGCCGCTGCTCAATCGCGCGACCCAGGGGCTCTATCCGCCCGGGTCGACCTTCAAGGCCGTGACCGCCGCGGCTGCCCTGGAAGCCGGCATCATTACCCCCGAAACAACCGTCGAATGCCCGGGCGAAATCATCATCGACGGATTTCCCATCTCCTGCCGCAACACGCCGCAGGGCGTCGGGACCTACACCTTCAGCCACGCCTTTACCTACTCCGTCAACGCAATCTTCGCCCAAATCGGCGTCGAGCTGGGCTGGCAGCGGCTGGAAGCAACCGCCGCCCGCTTCGGATTTGGCCGTCCCATCCCGCTGCCCCTTGAAACGGCTGCCTCCCAGGTCAGGTCGCCCGGCGCCAGCCGAGACACCGTCCTGCTCGCCTCGACCGCCTTTGGCCAGGGGCAGCTGCTCGCCACGCCGCTCCAGATGGCGCTCGTCACCGCCGTCATCGCAAGCGGCGGCGAGTTGCCCCGGCCCCGGATCGCCCTCGAGGCCGTGGACCGCAACGGTGCGGCCCGGCCGCTCTCCGCTCCGTCGTCCACCCGCGTCCTTGACCCGCGGTTCGCCAGCCAGGTCGCGGCCATGATGGCCGCGGTCGTGGAAGCCGGCCAGGCGTCCGGAGTGGCAATCCCCGGTATCCGGGTGGCGGGCAAAACCGGCACCGCCGAGGCGGGCGACGGCACGTCCCACGCATGGTTCATCGCCTTCGCTCCCGTCGAGCGGCCGCGTATTGCAGTCGCCGTCGTCGTCGAATCCGGCGGGCAGGGCGGATCTGTCGCCGCGCCGATTGCCGGTCAGGTTATCCGTGCGGCGGTGGCCCGATGA
- a CDS encoding D-2-hydroxyacid dehydrogenase, which yields MPVLLVSPYIARTYRQAIEAAWPGLELVMLPDDPAARLPAEVLERIDFAYFSGDVYPEYSRSFFAATQGAPNLRWLHTFNAGVDNPVFRRFLDRGVVLSTSSGSTAQPIAQTVIGGMLILARPFLRWADAQRRRAWEPVPASEAPADLAGQRMTVVGLGAIGSEVARLARAFGLEVTGVRRSPRREGDPVERVVPPGELPVLARETDWLVLACPLTDETRGLVSREVLAALPRGAYLLNVARGEVVDEAALIEALATGHLGGAYLDVFATEPLPPDSPLWGLPNVIISPHNSAVAAGNERRATEGYFLPNLARMRAGEPLVNEVRG from the coding sequence ATGCCAGTGCTGCTCGTTTCCCCGTACATCGCACGCACCTACCGGCAGGCCATCGAGGCGGCATGGCCGGGGCTGGAGCTCGTTATGCTTCCAGATGACCCGGCAGCCCGGCTGCCGGCTGAGGTACTGGAGCGGATCGATTTCGCGTACTTTTCCGGCGATGTGTACCCGGAGTACTCGCGGTCATTCTTCGCGGCAACGCAGGGCGCACCGAACCTGCGCTGGCTGCACACGTTCAACGCCGGCGTGGATAACCCGGTGTTCCGCCGCTTTCTCGACCGCGGGGTGGTGCTCTCGACCTCGTCCGGTTCGACGGCGCAGCCGATTGCGCAGACAGTGATCGGCGGGATGCTGATACTTGCGCGGCCGTTCCTGCGCTGGGCCGACGCGCAGCGGCGGCGGGCATGGGAGCCGGTGCCAGCCAGCGAAGCGCCGGCCGACCTCGCCGGTCAGCGGATGACGGTGGTCGGCCTTGGGGCGATCGGGAGCGAGGTCGCGCGGCTCGCGCGGGCGTTCGGGCTCGAAGTCACGGGAGTGCGCCGAAGCCCGCGGCGGGAGGGCGACCCGGTAGAGCGGGTGGTGCCCCCGGGGGAGCTGCCTGTGCTCGCCCGGGAGACCGACTGGCTCGTCCTTGCCTGCCCGCTCACCGACGAGACGCGGGGCCTCGTGAGCCGGGAGGTGCTGGCTGCCCTCCCGCGGGGGGCGTACCTGCTGAACGTGGCGCGGGGCGAGGTGGTGGACGAGGCGGCGCTGATTGAGGCGCTCGCGACGGGGCATCTCGGCGGTGCGTACCTCGACGTCTTCGCCACAGAGCCGCTGCCGCCGGATTCGCCGCTCTGGGGGCTGCCGAATGTGATTATTTCGCCGCACAACTCCGCCGTCGCTGCGGGGAACGAACGCCGGGCGACGGAAGGGTACTTCCTGCCGAACCTTGCGCGGATGCGGGCCGGGGAGCCGCTCGTCAACGAGGTGCGCGGCTAA
- a CDS encoding M1 family aminopeptidase — translation MSFLYGERLSCGRLALAADEPRTPPHALPGDRPVWPRDRVVDILHVKIEVALDVEARRVRGTVTHTVSPLNDGTRFVPFDAVDMTISSVTVGKRDVPFEYDGRQLTVDIGEGRKRGQELPIAITYEAAPRIGMYFIGPDAGYPDKPRQVWTQCQDEDTRFWLPCFDHPSDKFTSDVVVTVPGDWFALSNGRLLSDKRNRDGTRTFHWHQDRPHPAYLLTIAAGEFARVEGAADRVPIDYYVESKDVEAAARTFANTPAMVALFEKLTGMPYPWAKYSQVVVRDFVFGGMENTSATTMTENILLDAKAKRDFDSDDLISHELAHQWFGDLLTCRDWSHGWLNEGFATYFEMLWDEHHHGVDRYRQGVIDNTRLYLDERYRRPVVTNVFHDPIDIFDRHLYEKGSLVLHMLRGELGDEAFFRALQRYVREHAEQNVITQDLVDAIAAETGRSLEWFFDQWVYRPGHPKLKVSWSWDDERGLAAVSVKQTQETADGTPIFRFPVTIDFRKGRGKPQAFRVEVTRAEEQFVFPLPWKPDLCRFDPYGWVLKELEWDKSVGELRLQLREDDSILGRAWAAAELGKKGGAEATAALEAAVMGDRWWGVQAAAARALGEIRTTAARDALLRCLAVRQPRARRAVVAALGEFRGDEAVFEALQKYARRDQSWFVEAEACRSLGKLRLPAAFDAIAAQFDRPSFRQVVRVGCIDGLVELRDERGFDLLRRAARYGEPFQARPPAVGALARLGEFFPERKKALGEEIATFLDDPDFRVRIAAANALKTLKDESQVPALERMAARELDGRGVRVARENALALRKGAATDDEVRKLREEFEKLREENAKLRDRLERLEARK, via the coding sequence ATGTCGTTCCTGTATGGTGAGCGCCTTTCCTGCGGCCGGCTCGCACTGGCTGCCGACGAGCCGCGCACTCCGCCCCACGCGCTGCCGGGCGACCGGCCGGTGTGGCCGCGGGACCGGGTAGTCGACATCCTCCACGTCAAGATCGAGGTCGCCCTTGATGTCGAGGCGCGGCGGGTGCGGGGAACGGTCACGCACACGGTTTCGCCGCTCAATGACGGGACCCGGTTCGTGCCGTTCGATGCGGTCGATATGACCATCTCATCAGTTACGGTCGGGAAGCGAGATGTGCCGTTCGAGTACGACGGGCGGCAGCTGACCGTGGACATCGGCGAGGGGCGAAAGCGGGGGCAGGAGCTGCCGATCGCCATCACGTACGAGGCGGCGCCGCGCATCGGGATGTACTTCATCGGGCCGGATGCGGGCTACCCCGACAAGCCGCGCCAGGTCTGGACCCAGTGCCAGGACGAGGACACCCGCTTCTGGCTTCCGTGCTTCGACCACCCAAGCGACAAGTTCACGTCGGACGTCGTGGTGACGGTCCCGGGGGACTGGTTCGCGCTCTCCAACGGGCGGCTGCTGAGCGACAAACGGAACCGCGACGGCACGCGCACGTTCCACTGGCACCAGGACCGGCCGCACCCCGCCTATCTGCTCACCATCGCGGCGGGTGAGTTCGCACGGGTCGAAGGTGCGGCCGACCGGGTGCCCATCGACTATTATGTTGAGTCGAAGGATGTCGAGGCAGCAGCGCGGACGTTTGCGAACACGCCGGCGATGGTCGCGCTGTTCGAGAAGCTGACCGGCATGCCGTACCCGTGGGCGAAGTACAGCCAGGTCGTCGTCCGGGATTTCGTGTTCGGGGGGATGGAGAACACGAGCGCGACGACGATGACGGAGAACATCCTCCTCGACGCGAAGGCGAAGCGGGACTTCGACAGCGATGACCTGATTTCGCACGAGCTGGCGCACCAGTGGTTCGGCGACCTCCTCACCTGCCGGGACTGGTCGCATGGCTGGCTGAACGAGGGGTTCGCGACCTACTTCGAGATGCTCTGGGACGAGCACCACCACGGGGTCGACCGGTACCGGCAGGGGGTCATCGACAATACGCGGCTCTACCTGGACGAGCGGTACCGGCGGCCGGTCGTGACGAATGTCTTCCATGACCCGATCGACATCTTCGACCGGCACCTGTACGAGAAAGGTTCGCTCGTGCTGCACATGCTGCGGGGCGAGCTGGGCGATGAGGCGTTTTTCCGGGCGCTGCAGCGGTATGTCCGCGAGCACGCCGAGCAGAACGTCATAACCCAGGACCTGGTGGACGCCATTGCAGCCGAGACGGGCCGCAGCCTGGAGTGGTTCTTCGACCAGTGGGTGTACCGGCCTGGACACCCGAAGCTAAAGGTCAGCTGGAGCTGGGATGACGAGCGCGGGCTGGCGGCGGTGAGCGTGAAGCAAACGCAGGAGACGGCGGACGGGACGCCGATCTTCCGCTTCCCGGTGACGATCGACTTCCGGAAGGGGCGCGGGAAGCCGCAGGCGTTCCGGGTGGAGGTGACGCGCGCTGAGGAGCAGTTCGTGTTCCCCCTGCCGTGGAAGCCGGACCTGTGCCGGTTCGACCCGTACGGCTGGGTGCTGAAGGAGCTGGAGTGGGATAAGTCGGTCGGGGAGCTGCGGCTGCAGCTGCGCGAGGACGACAGCATCCTCGGACGGGCGTGGGCCGCAGCCGAGCTGGGGAAAAAGGGCGGCGCTGAGGCGACAGCCGCACTTGAGGCTGCGGTGATGGGCGACCGCTGGTGGGGTGTCCAGGCCGCAGCAGCACGGGCGCTTGGCGAAATCCGGACAACCGCGGCGCGCGACGCGCTGCTCCGATGCCTGGCGGTGCGGCAGCCCCGGGCGCGCCGGGCGGTCGTGGCCGCGCTCGGCGAGTTCCGCGGCGACGAGGCCGTCTTCGAGGCGCTGCAGAAGTATGCGCGGCGCGACCAGTCGTGGTTCGTGGAGGCGGAGGCCTGCCGGAGCCTCGGCAAACTGCGGCTGCCAGCCGCCTTCGACGCGATCGCAGCGCAATTCGACCGGCCGTCGTTTCGGCAAGTCGTGCGGGTTGGGTGCATCGACGGGCTGGTTGAGCTGCGCGATGAGCGGGGATTCGACCTCCTGCGGCGGGCCGCGCGATACGGCGAGCCGTTCCAGGCGCGGCCGCCGGCCGTGGGGGCGCTGGCGCGGCTGGGCGAGTTTTTCCCGGAGCGCAAGAAGGCGCTCGGCGAGGAGATTGCCACGTTTCTCGACGACCCGGACTTCCGGGTGCGCATCGCTGCGGCGAACGCGCTCAAGACCCTCAAGGACGAGTCGCAGGTCCCCGCGCTGGAGCGGATGGCAGCGCGCGAGCTGGACGGCCGCGGGGTGCGGGTGGCGCGGGAGAATGCGCTGGCGCTGCGCAAAGGGGCCGCGACCGACGACGAGGTGCGGAAGCTGCGCGAGGAGTTCGAGAAGCTGCGGGAGGAGAACGCGAAGCTCCGCGACCGGCTGGAGCGGCTGGAAGCGCGGAAGTAG
- a CDS encoding ATP-dependent 6-phosphofructokinase: protein MKRLGILTSGGDAPGMNAAIRAAVRTATRLGVQMVGYLDGYCGLVRGAFVELDDRAVGNIIQRGGTILGTSRCPEFFDPEVRAQAANQMKLDGVDGLIVIGGDGSFRGALALQDECGVAVAGLPGTIDNDVWGTEESIGFDTAVNTALLAIDQLRDTGESTGMMFFVEVMGRTSGAIALHTAVAGGAAGVVVPEAHAEIGLVIERIRETMAKGKRSHIIVVAEGDEAGGAFGVAPIIGKALDRPYRVVVLGHTQRGGRPTMRDRLVASEGGAMAVEALVAGRTGVMIGRQGGRSVEVNLRDVVNNGHPPVNAGLLRLAQQLSG from the coding sequence ATGAAGCGACTCGGAATCCTGACCAGCGGCGGCGATGCGCCGGGGATGAACGCAGCGATCCGGGCGGCCGTGCGGACGGCGACCCGGCTCGGCGTCCAGATGGTGGGCTATCTCGACGGGTACTGTGGGCTCGTCCGGGGGGCGTTCGTGGAGCTGGACGACCGGGCTGTGGGGAATATCATCCAGCGCGGCGGGACAATCCTCGGGACCTCGCGGTGCCCGGAGTTCTTCGACCCGGAGGTCCGGGCCCAGGCAGCGAATCAGATGAAGCTCGACGGCGTCGATGGGTTGATCGTCATCGGGGGCGACGGGAGCTTCCGGGGTGCGCTGGCCCTGCAGGATGAATGCGGGGTTGCCGTGGCCGGGCTGCCGGGCACCATCGACAACGACGTCTGGGGCACGGAGGAGTCGATCGGGTTCGATACCGCGGTGAACACGGCGCTGCTGGCGATCGACCAGCTGCGGGACACCGGCGAATCAACCGGGATGATGTTCTTCGTTGAGGTGATGGGACGGACGAGCGGGGCGATTGCGCTGCACACGGCGGTCGCGGGGGGCGCAGCGGGCGTGGTGGTGCCGGAAGCGCATGCGGAGATTGGCCTGGTCATCGAGCGGATCCGGGAGACCATGGCGAAGGGGAAGCGGAGTCACATCATCGTGGTCGCGGAGGGGGACGAGGCGGGGGGCGCGTTCGGTGTCGCGCCGATTATCGGCAAGGCGCTCGACCGGCCGTACCGGGTCGTGGTGCTCGGGCACACGCAGCGGGGAGGCCGTCCGACGATGCGCGACCGGCTCGTTGCATCGGAGGGTGGGGCGATGGCCGTCGAGGCACTGGTCGCGGGAAGAACCGGGGTGATGATCGGGCGGCAGGGCGGCCGGTCGGTTGAGGTGAATCTGCGTGATGTGGTGAACAATGGGCACCCGCCCGTGAATGCCGGCCTCCTGCGACTCGCCCAGCAGCTTTCCGGGTGA
- a CDS encoding helix-turn-helix domain-containing protein: protein MASVTPFDDYYDLVEAARELAIHPQSLRRLIKQNKIPATMFAGKYLIERDKLEMFKSNYDPRPGRKPIRRLL, encoded by the coding sequence ATGGCCTCGGTAACACCGTTCGACGATTACTACGACCTCGTGGAGGCGGCCCGTGAGCTCGCCATCCACCCGCAGAGCCTCCGGCGGCTCATCAAGCAGAACAAGATCCCGGCGACGATGTTTGCGGGGAAGTACCTGATTGAGCGGGACAAGCTCGAGATGTTCAAGAGCAATTACGACCCGCGGCCGGGGCGGAAGCCGATCCGGCGCCTGCTCTAA
- the bcp gene encoding thioredoxin-dependent thiol peroxidase has protein sequence MTMPEAGTPAPPFTLPDQDGRPVSLADFAGKWVVLYFYPKDDTPGCTREACNFRDNYGALQAKGAVVLGVSGDSSASHRKFADKYGLPFPLLADTDNAVARAYGAWGTKKMYGKEYEGLIRSTVIIDPEGKVAKTWPKVKPDAHGDEVLAWLEANAT, from the coding sequence ATGACGATGCCCGAAGCCGGCACGCCGGCGCCGCCATTTACGCTGCCCGACCAGGATGGGAGGCCCGTTTCCCTGGCCGACTTCGCGGGGAAGTGGGTCGTGCTCTACTTCTATCCGAAAGATGACACTCCGGGGTGTACCAGGGAGGCATGCAACTTCCGCGACAACTATGGCGCCCTCCAGGCGAAGGGAGCGGTGGTGCTGGGAGTGAGCGGCGACAGCAGCGCCTCGCACCGGAAGTTCGCGGACAAGTACGGCCTGCCGTTCCCGCTGCTGGCGGACACCGACAATGCGGTCGCCCGGGCGTACGGGGCATGGGGCACCAAGAAGATGTACGGCAAGGAGTACGAGGGGCTGATCCGGTCGACGGTCATTATCGACCCCGAGGGGAAGGTGGCGAAGACCTGGCCGAAGGTGAAGCCGGACGCGCACGGTGACGAAGTGCTGGCGTGGCTGGAGGCCAACGCAACGTAA